From a single Bombus terrestris chromosome 17, iyBomTerr1.2, whole genome shotgun sequence genomic region:
- the LOC100649130 gene encoding myosin heavy chain, non-muscle isoform X1, with translation MADVDSRVDHSDPELRFLSVDRNNFNDPATQAEWTQKKLVWVPHETQGFVAAGIKGERGDEVEVEIAETGKRVLVAKDDIQKMNPPKFDKVEDMAELTCLNEASVLHNLKDRYYSGLIYTYSGLFCVVVNPYKRLPIYTEKIMERYKGIKRHEVPPHVFAITDTAYRSMLQDREDQSILCTGESGAGKTENTKKVIQYLAYVAASKPKSNATPSPALIIGSGNVSDKFAVINGELEQQLLQANPILEAFGNAKTVKNDNSSRFGKFIRINFDASGYIAGANIETYLLEKSRAIRQAKDERTFHIFYQLLAGASADQKKEFILEDPKHYPFLSNGALPVPGVDDSAEFFSTVKSMHIMGMTNEDFSSIFRIVSAVMLFGSMQFRQERNSDQATLPDNTVAQKISHLLGLSVTEMTKAFLKPRIKVGRDFVTKAQTKEQVEFAVEAISKACYERMFRWLVNRINRSLDRTKRQGASFIGILDMAGFEIFELNSFEQLCINYTNEKLQQLFNHTMFILEQEEYQREGIEWKFIDFGLDLQPTIDLIDKPMGIMALLDEECWFPKATDKTFVEKLVGAHSVHPKFMKTDFRGVADFAIIHYAGKVDYSAAKWLMKNMDPLNENVVSLLQNSQDPFVCHIWKDAEIVGMAQQALTDTQFGARTRKGMFRTVSQLYKEQLAKLMVTLRNTNPNFVRCIIPNHEKKAGKIDAPLVLDQLRCNGVLEGIRICRQGFPNRIPFQEFRQRYELLTPNAIPKGFMDGKKACEKMIQALELDPNLYRVGQSKIFFRAGVLAHLEEERDYKITDIIVNFQAFCRGFLARRNYQKRLQQLNAIRIIQRNCAAYLKLRNWQWWRLYTKVKPLLEVTKQEEKLTQKEDELKQVRDKLEMQLHSAQEYERKYQQAMEEKTMLAEQLQAEVELCAEAEEMRARLAARKQELEEILHDLETRIEEEEERSAGLTQEKKKLQLNISDLEEQLEEEEAARQKLQLEKVQCDAKIKKLEEDLALSEDTNQKLLKEKKILEERANDLSQTLAEEEEKAKHLSKLKAKHEATIADLEERLLKDHQQRQEVDRSKRKIETEVSDLKEQLAERKTQVEELQLQLGKREEELNQVMAKMDEEGAAKAQAQKALRELESQLAELQEDLEAEKAARGKAEKLKRDLNEELEALKNELLDSLDTTAAQQELRSKREQELATLKKNLEEETSIHEATLADMRHKHTQELTALNEQMDALKKTKAVLEKAKGTLEAENADLATELRSVGASRQESDRRRKQAEQQLAEVNAKLAEVERNRQELIERVTKLQQESESIMQQLEAAELKASAALKASATCESQFTELQQQLEEETRQKLALSSKLRALESEKESLHDQLEEEEEAKRCLDKQVMGLTVQLAEAKKRVEEETEAATALEEARKRCMKDIEALQRQVEELQAANDKLDKSKKKIQAELEDSIIELEAQRAKVLELEKKQKNFDKFGELSVLAEEKAVSEQYAEQRDAAEREAREKETRVLSLTRELDEMNEKVEELERIRRGLQSELDELVNNQGTADKNVHELEKAKRALESQLAEQRSQVEELEDELQFTEDAKLRLEVNMQALRAQFERDLQAKEEQAEEKRRGLVKQLRDLEAELEDERKQRAAAIAQRKKMEADYKDIEQQLEMHNKVKEDALKQLKKLQAQIKDCTRETEEARAARDELAASAKETERKVKSLEADLMQLTEDYASSERARRAAENERDELQEELNNNANKGTLMLDEKRRLEARIATLEEELEEEQSNGELLMDRARKAQITIEQLTNDLTTERSTTQKLESHKLLLERQNKELKTKLTELETAQRAKTKATIQQLESKINNLDEQLETEAKERFVQQKINRKLEKKLKELSLQLEDERRNSDQYKEQAEKVNARMKTLKRQLDEAEEEISRHKAMKRKTQREMDDMLESQEELTREVANLKNKLRRGGPSICLSSRLKRGSVQTGGSGDDSTTQDESIDGEETVN, from the exons AAATTTGATAAAGTTGAAGACATGGCTGAATTAACGTGCCTAAATGAAGCTTCGGTACTGCATAACCTCAAAGACAGATACTACTCCGGTCTCATTTAC ACATACTCAGGACTATTCTGCGTGGTGGTAAATCCATACAAGAGGCTGCCAATTTACACGGAAAAGATAATGGAGAGGTATAAGGGTATCAAGAGACACGAGGTCCCACCTCATGTTTTTGCTATTACGGACACTGCATATCGTTCTATGCTTCAAG ATCGCGAAGACCAGTCCATTCTATGCACCGGTGAATCCGGCGCTGGTAAAACTGAGAACACGAAAAAAGTAATTCAATACCTGGCATACGTCGCTGCCTCGAAACCAAAATCAAATGCG ACACCAAGTCCGGCATTAATCATA GGTTCCGGAAATGTTTCGGATAAATTTGCGGTAATTAAC GGTGAATTGGAACAGCAACTCTTACAAGCGAATCCAATTTTAGAAGCTTTTGGGAATGCTAAAACAGTGAAAAATGATAACTCATCCCGATTT GGTAAATTCATTCGAATAAACTTCGATGCCTCGGGTTACATTGCCGGTGCAAACATAGAGACTTATCTTCTGGAAAAGTCAAGAGCAATTCGACAAGCGAAAGATGAGAGAACCTTCCACATATTTTATCAACTTCTAGCAGGTGCCTCCGCTGATCAAAAGA aggAATTTATCTTGGAGGATCCGAAACACTATCCATTCCTTTCCAATGGCGCATTACCAGTTCCAGGAGTGGACGATTCAGCTGAGTTCTTCTCAACCGTGAAGTCCATGCATATCATGGGCATGACAAATgaagatttttcttcgatctttcGTATTGTGTCTGCGGTAATGCTATTTGGTTCTATGCAGTTCCGTCAAGAAAGGAACTCGGATCAAGCCACGTTACCGGACAATACTGTTGCTCAAAAAATTTCTCATTTACTCGGTTTGAGCGTAACAGAAATGACAAAAGCATTTTTAAAACCAAGAATTAAAGTGGGTAGAGACTTCGTAACGAAAGCACAAACAAAAGAGCAAGTTGAATTTGCTGTAGAAGCAATTTCAAAAGCTTGCTATGAGAGAATGTTTAGGTGGCTTGTAAACCGAATCAACCGATCATTGGATCGGACAAAAAGACAAGGAGCAAGTTTTATCGGTATTTTAGATATGGCTGGTTTTGAAATATTCGAGTTGAACAGTTTTGAACAGTTATGCATTAATTATACCAACGAGAAGTTACAACAATTATTCAACCATACCATGTTCATTTTGGAACAAGAAGAATATCAAAGGGAAGGAATTGAATGGAAGTTTATTGATTTTGGATTAGATTTGCAACCAACTATTGATTTGATTGACAAACCGATGG GCATCATGGCGTTACTGGATGAAGAATGTTGGTTCCCTAAAGCAACAGATAAAACATTTGTTGAAAAATTAGTAGGTGCACATAGTGTACATCCAAAATTCATGAAAACAGACTTCAGAGGTGTGGCAGATTTTGCTATCATACATTATGCTGGAAAAGTTGATTATTCAGCTGCCAAATGGTTGATGAAAAATATGGATCCTTTGAATGAAAATGTTGTTAGTCTTTTACAAAATTCACAAGATCCTTTCGTTTGTCATATTTGGAAAGACGCAGAAATTGTTGGAATGGCTCAACAAGCATTAACTGATACACAATTTGGTGCAAGAACAAGGAAAGGCATGTTCAGAACAGTTTCTCAATTGTACAAGGAACAATTAGCAAAATTAATGGTTACTTTAAGAAACACAAATCCTAATTTTGTAAGATGCATCATACCAAATCATGAAAAGAAGGCTGGAAAAATTGATGCACCATTGGTACTAGATCAATTGAGATGTAATGGAGTTTTAGAAGGAATTCGAATTTGCCGACAAGGATTTCCAAATAGAATACCATTTCAAGAATTCAGACAAAGATACGAACTTCTAACACCAAATGCTATTCCTAAAGGGTTTATGGATGGAAAGAAAGCTTGTGAGAAAATG ATTCAAGCTCTTGAACTTGACCCTAATCTTTATCGCGTTGGTCAATCAAAAATTTTCTTCCGTGCTGGAGTTTTGGCTCATCTTGAAGAAGAACGTGATTATAAAATCACTGACATAATTGTTAATTTCCAAGCATTCTGTCGTGGTTTTCTTGCTCGCAGAAATTATCAGAAACGTTTGCAACAGTTAAATGCTATTAGAATTATTCAAAGAAATTGTGCTGCTTACTTAAAACTTAGAAATTGGCAATGGTGGCGTTTGTATACGAAGGTGAAACCACTTCTGGAAGTGACAAAACAAGAGGAAAAATTGACTcaaaaagaagatgaattgAAACAAGTACGGGACAAGTTAGAGATGCAATTACATTCTGCACAAGAATATGAACGAAAATATCAACAAGCTATGGAAGAAAAAACTATGTTAGCAGAACAATTACAGGCTGAAGTCGAATTATGTGCAGAAGCAGAAGAAATGCGAGCGAGATTAGCCGCCAGAAAGCAAGAACTAGAAGAGATTCTTCATGATTTGGAAACAAGAattgaagaggaagaagaaagaagtgcTGGATTAActcaagaaaaaaagaaattgcaatTAAATATAAGTGATCTTGAAGAGCAGTTAGAGGAGGAGGAAGCTGCTAGACAGAAATTACAGTTAGAGAAAGTACAATGTGATGCAAAAATCAAAAAACTTGAGGAAGACCTTGCACTTTCTGAGGATACAAATCAAAAATTATTGAAGGAGAAAAAGATCCTCGAAGAAAGAGCAAATGATTTATCTCAAACACTTgccgaggaagaagaaaaagcgaAGCACTTATCCAAATTAAAAGCAAAACATGAAGCAACGATTGCAGATCTTGAAGAAAGGTTGTTGAAAGATCATCAACAAAGACAGGAAGTAGATAGATCAAAACGGAAAATAGAAACTGAAGTATCAGATTTGAAGGAACAACTTGCAGAAAGGAAGACACAG gtAGAAGAACTTCAACTGCAACTTGGTAAACGTGAAGAAGAATTAAATCAAGTAATGGCAAAAATGGATGAAGAAGGAGCAGCTAAAGCTCAAGCTCAAAAAGCACTTCGTGAATTAGAGTCTCAATTGGCCGAACTTCAAGAAGACTTAGAAGCTGAAAAGGCTGCTAGGGGAAAAGCAGAAAAACTAAAGCGAGACTTAAATGAGGAATTAGAAGCattgaaaaatgaattattagaTTCTTTAGATACAACTGCTGCACAGCAAGAATTAAGAAGCAAACGGGAACAAGAATTAGCAACATTAAAGAAGAATTTAGAAGAAGAAACATCAATACACGAAGCAACATTGGCGGATATGCGTCATAAGCACACGCAGGAATTGACTGCTTTGAACGAACAAATGGATGCATTGAAGAAAACTAAAGCTGTTTTAGAAAAAGCAAAGGGAACGTTGGAGGCTGAAAATGCTGATTTAGCTACAGAACTTAGGTCTGTTGGTGCGAGCAGGCAAGAATCagatagaagaagaaaacaggCTGAACAACAACTTGCTGAAGTAAATGCAAAACTTGCAGAAGTGGAAAGAAACAGGCAGGAACTGATAGAAAGAGTAACAAAATTACAACAAGAATCTGAAAGTATTATGCAACAATTAGAGGCAGCAGAGTTGAAAGCTTCTGCAGCCTTGAAAGCTTCAGCAACTTGCGAATCTCAATTTACAGAACTTCAGCAACAACTTGAAGAGGAAACAAGACAAAAATTAGCTTTAAGTTCAAAATTGAGAGCGTTAGAAAGTGAGAAGGAAAGTCTGCATGATCaattagaagaagaagaggaggcaAAGAGATGCTTAGATAAACAG gttATGGGCTTAACTGTACAATTGGCTGAAGCAAAGAAAAGAGTTGAGGAAGAAACTGAAGCTGCTACAGCATTGGAAGAAGCAAGAAAGCGGTGCATGAAAGACATTGAAGCACTTCAAAGACAAGTTGAAGAACTACAAGCTGCTAATGATAAATTAGACAAATCAAAGAAAAAGATTCAAGCAGAATTAGAAGATAGTATCATTGAGCTCGAAGCGCAAAGAGCAAAGGTGCTGGAATTggagaagaaacagaaaaatttcGATAAG TTTGGGGAACTTTCT gtGCTGGCTGAAGAAAAAGCGGTTTCTGAACAGTATGCAGAGCAACGTGATGCTGCCGAACGTGAGGCTCGTGAAAAAGAAACTCGTGTCTTATCCTTAACCCGAGAACTTGACGAAATGAATGAGAAAGTTGAAGAACTCGAACGAATTCGTCGAGGTCTCCAATCAGAATTGGATGAACTCGTAAACAATCAAGGAACAGCAGACAAAAATGTGCATGAACTAGAAAAAGCAAAACGTGCTCTTGAGTCACAATTGGCGGAGCAACGTTCTCAAGTAGAAGAGCTCGAGGATGAGTTGCAATTTACGGAAGATGCAAAGTTGCGTCTAGAAGTAAATATGCAAGCTCTAAGAGCCCAATTCGAGCGAGACTTGCAAGCTAAAGAAGAACAAGCTGAGGAGAAACGAAGAGGATTGGTGAAACAATTGCGCGATCTTGAAGCGGAATTAGAGGATGAAAGAAAACAAAGAGCTGCCGCTATTGCACAACGTAAAAAAATGGAAGCAGACTATAAAGATATTGAACAGCAATTGGAAATGCACAATAAGGTAAAAGAAGATGCACTGAAACAATTGAAGAAACTTCAAGCCCAAATAAAAGATTGCACTAGAGAAACTGAGGAAGCTAGAGCTGCCAGAGATGAACTTGCAGCAAGTGCTAAAGAAActgagagaaaggtaaagagtTTAGAAGCAGACTTGATGCAATTAACTGAAGATTATGCCAGCAGTGAACGCGCTAGAAGAGCTGCTGAGAACGAAAGAGACGAATTACAGGAAGAACTCAATAATAATGCTAATAAGGGTACATTAATGTTGGATGAAAAACGTAGATTGGAAGCTAGAATAGCAACATTGGAAGAAGAATTAGAAGAAGAACAATCAAATGGTGAATTGCTAATGGATAGAGCTAGAAAAGCGCAAATAACTATCGAACAACtaacaaatgatttaacgacTGAGAGATCAACTACACAGAAATTGGAATCGCACAAATTGTTATTAGAAAGGCAAAATAAGGAGTTGAAGACGAAACTCACAGAATTAGAAACTGCTCAAAGAGCAAAGACCAAAGCTACCATTCAACAATTAGAGTCAAAGATTAATAACCTTGATGAACAATTAGAAACTGAAGCAAAAGAAAGATTTGTACAACAGAAGATTAATAGAAAATTGGAGAAAAAGCTAAAGGAATTAAGTCTACAGTTAGAAGACGAAAGGAGAAATTCAGATCAATATAAAGAACAAGCAGAAAAAGTAAATGCTAGAATGAAAAC
- the LOC100649130 gene encoding myosin heavy chain, non-muscle isoform X3, translated as MADVDSRVDHSDPELRFLSVDRNNFNDPATQAEWTQKKLVWVPHETQGFVAAGIKGERGDEVEVEIAETGKRVLVAKDDIQKMNPPKFDKVEDMAELTCLNEASVLHNLKDRYYSGLIYTYSGLFCVVVNPYKRLPIYTEKIMERYKGIKRHEVPPHVFAITDTAYRSMLQDREDQSILCTGESGAGKTENTKKVIQYLAYVAASKPKSNATPSPALIIGSGNVSDKFAVINGELEQQLLQANPILEAFGNAKTVKNDNSSRFGKFIRINFDASGYIAGANIETYLLEKSRAIRQAKDERTFHIFYQLLAGASADQKKEFILEDPKHYPFLSNGALPVPGVDDSAEFFSTVKSMHIMGMTNEDFSSIFRIVSAVMLFGSMQFRQERNSDQATLPDNTVAQKISHLLGLSVTEMTKAFLKPRIKVGRDFVTKAQTKEQVEFAVEAISKACYERMFRWLVNRINRSLDRTKRQGASFIGILDMAGFEIFELNSFEQLCINYTNEKLQQLFNHTMFILEQEEYQREGIEWKFIDFGLDLQPTIDLIDKPMGIMALLDEECWFPKATDKTFVEKLVGAHSVHPKFMKTDFRGVADFAIIHYAGKVDYSAAKWLMKNMDPLNENVVSLLQNSQDPFVCHIWKDAEIVGMAQQALTDTQFGARTRKGMFRTVSQLYKEQLAKLMVTLRNTNPNFVRCIIPNHEKKAGKIDAPLVLDQLRCNGVLEGIRICRQGFPNRIPFQEFRQRYELLTPNAIPKGFMDGKKACEKMIQALELDPNLYRVGQSKIFFRAGVLAHLEEERDYKITDIIVNFQAFCRGFLARRNYQKRLQQLNAIRIIQRNCAAYLKLRNWQWWRLYTKVKPLLEVTKQEEKLTQKEDELKQVRDKLEMQLHSAQEYERKYQQAMEEKTMLAEQLQAEVELCAEAEEMRARLAARKQELEEILHDLETRIEEEEERSAGLTQEKKKLQLNISDLEEQLEEEEAARQKLQLEKVQCDAKIKKLEEDLALSEDTNQKLLKEKKILEERANDLSQTLAEEEEKAKHLSKLKAKHEATIADLEERLLKDHQQRQEVDRSKRKIETEVSDLKEQLAERKTQVEELQLQLGKREEELNQVMAKMDEEGAAKAQAQKALRELESQLAELQEDLEAEKAARGKAEKLKRDLNEELEALKNELLDSLDTTAAQQELRSKREQELATLKKNLEEETSIHEATLADMRHKHTQELTALNEQMDALKKTKAVLEKAKGTLEAENADLATELRSVGASRQESDRRRKQAEQQLAEVNAKLAEVERNRQELIERVTKLQQESESIMQQLEAAELKASAALKASATCESQFTELQQQLEEETRQKLALSSKLRALESEKESLHDQLEEEEEAKRCLDKQVMGLTVQLAEAKKRVEEETEAATALEEARKRCMKDIEALQRQVEELQAANDKLDKSKKKIQAELEDSIIELEAQRAKVLELEKKQKNFDKFGELSVLAEEKAVSEQYAEQRDAAEREAREKETRVLSLTRELDEMNEKVEELERIRRGLQSELDELVNNQGTADKNVHELEKAKRALESQLAEQRSQVEELEDELQFTEDAKLRLEVNMQALRAQFERDLQAKEEQAEEKRRGLVKQLRDLEAELEDERKQRAAAIAQRKKMEADYKDIEQQLEMHNKVKEDALKQLKKLQAQIKDCTRETEEARAARDELAASAKETERKVKSLEADLMQLTEDYASSERARRAAENERDELQEELNNNANKGTLMLDEKRRLEARIATLEEELEEEQSNGELLMDRARKAQITIEQLTNDLTTERSTTQKLESHKLLLERQNKELKTKLTELETAQRAKTKATIQQLESKINNLDEQLETEAKERFVQQKINRKLEKKLKELSLQLEDERRNSDQYKEQAEKVNARMKTLKRQLDEAEEEISRHKAMKRKTQREMDDMLESQEELTREVANLKNKLRRGGPSICLSSRLKRGSVQTGGSGDDSTTQDESIDGNS; from the exons AAATTTGATAAAGTTGAAGACATGGCTGAATTAACGTGCCTAAATGAAGCTTCGGTACTGCATAACCTCAAAGACAGATACTACTCCGGTCTCATTTAC ACATACTCAGGACTATTCTGCGTGGTGGTAAATCCATACAAGAGGCTGCCAATTTACACGGAAAAGATAATGGAGAGGTATAAGGGTATCAAGAGACACGAGGTCCCACCTCATGTTTTTGCTATTACGGACACTGCATATCGTTCTATGCTTCAAG ATCGCGAAGACCAGTCCATTCTATGCACCGGTGAATCCGGCGCTGGTAAAACTGAGAACACGAAAAAAGTAATTCAATACCTGGCATACGTCGCTGCCTCGAAACCAAAATCAAATGCG ACACCAAGTCCGGCATTAATCATA GGTTCCGGAAATGTTTCGGATAAATTTGCGGTAATTAAC GGTGAATTGGAACAGCAACTCTTACAAGCGAATCCAATTTTAGAAGCTTTTGGGAATGCTAAAACAGTGAAAAATGATAACTCATCCCGATTT GGTAAATTCATTCGAATAAACTTCGATGCCTCGGGTTACATTGCCGGTGCAAACATAGAGACTTATCTTCTGGAAAAGTCAAGAGCAATTCGACAAGCGAAAGATGAGAGAACCTTCCACATATTTTATCAACTTCTAGCAGGTGCCTCCGCTGATCAAAAGA aggAATTTATCTTGGAGGATCCGAAACACTATCCATTCCTTTCCAATGGCGCATTACCAGTTCCAGGAGTGGACGATTCAGCTGAGTTCTTCTCAACCGTGAAGTCCATGCATATCATGGGCATGACAAATgaagatttttcttcgatctttcGTATTGTGTCTGCGGTAATGCTATTTGGTTCTATGCAGTTCCGTCAAGAAAGGAACTCGGATCAAGCCACGTTACCGGACAATACTGTTGCTCAAAAAATTTCTCATTTACTCGGTTTGAGCGTAACAGAAATGACAAAAGCATTTTTAAAACCAAGAATTAAAGTGGGTAGAGACTTCGTAACGAAAGCACAAACAAAAGAGCAAGTTGAATTTGCTGTAGAAGCAATTTCAAAAGCTTGCTATGAGAGAATGTTTAGGTGGCTTGTAAACCGAATCAACCGATCATTGGATCGGACAAAAAGACAAGGAGCAAGTTTTATCGGTATTTTAGATATGGCTGGTTTTGAAATATTCGAGTTGAACAGTTTTGAACAGTTATGCATTAATTATACCAACGAGAAGTTACAACAATTATTCAACCATACCATGTTCATTTTGGAACAAGAAGAATATCAAAGGGAAGGAATTGAATGGAAGTTTATTGATTTTGGATTAGATTTGCAACCAACTATTGATTTGATTGACAAACCGATGG GCATCATGGCGTTACTGGATGAAGAATGTTGGTTCCCTAAAGCAACAGATAAAACATTTGTTGAAAAATTAGTAGGTGCACATAGTGTACATCCAAAATTCATGAAAACAGACTTCAGAGGTGTGGCAGATTTTGCTATCATACATTATGCTGGAAAAGTTGATTATTCAGCTGCCAAATGGTTGATGAAAAATATGGATCCTTTGAATGAAAATGTTGTTAGTCTTTTACAAAATTCACAAGATCCTTTCGTTTGTCATATTTGGAAAGACGCAGAAATTGTTGGAATGGCTCAACAAGCATTAACTGATACACAATTTGGTGCAAGAACAAGGAAAGGCATGTTCAGAACAGTTTCTCAATTGTACAAGGAACAATTAGCAAAATTAATGGTTACTTTAAGAAACACAAATCCTAATTTTGTAAGATGCATCATACCAAATCATGAAAAGAAGGCTGGAAAAATTGATGCACCATTGGTACTAGATCAATTGAGATGTAATGGAGTTTTAGAAGGAATTCGAATTTGCCGACAAGGATTTCCAAATAGAATACCATTTCAAGAATTCAGACAAAGATACGAACTTCTAACACCAAATGCTATTCCTAAAGGGTTTATGGATGGAAAGAAAGCTTGTGAGAAAATG ATTCAAGCTCTTGAACTTGACCCTAATCTTTATCGCGTTGGTCAATCAAAAATTTTCTTCCGTGCTGGAGTTTTGGCTCATCTTGAAGAAGAACGTGATTATAAAATCACTGACATAATTGTTAATTTCCAAGCATTCTGTCGTGGTTTTCTTGCTCGCAGAAATTATCAGAAACGTTTGCAACAGTTAAATGCTATTAGAATTATTCAAAGAAATTGTGCTGCTTACTTAAAACTTAGAAATTGGCAATGGTGGCGTTTGTATACGAAGGTGAAACCACTTCTGGAAGTGACAAAACAAGAGGAAAAATTGACTcaaaaagaagatgaattgAAACAAGTACGGGACAAGTTAGAGATGCAATTACATTCTGCACAAGAATATGAACGAAAATATCAACAAGCTATGGAAGAAAAAACTATGTTAGCAGAACAATTACAGGCTGAAGTCGAATTATGTGCAGAAGCAGAAGAAATGCGAGCGAGATTAGCCGCCAGAAAGCAAGAACTAGAAGAGATTCTTCATGATTTGGAAACAAGAattgaagaggaagaagaaagaagtgcTGGATTAActcaagaaaaaaagaaattgcaatTAAATATAAGTGATCTTGAAGAGCAGTTAGAGGAGGAGGAAGCTGCTAGACAGAAATTACAGTTAGAGAAAGTACAATGTGATGCAAAAATCAAAAAACTTGAGGAAGACCTTGCACTTTCTGAGGATACAAATCAAAAATTATTGAAGGAGAAAAAGATCCTCGAAGAAAGAGCAAATGATTTATCTCAAACACTTgccgaggaagaagaaaaagcgaAGCACTTATCCAAATTAAAAGCAAAACATGAAGCAACGATTGCAGATCTTGAAGAAAGGTTGTTGAAAGATCATCAACAAAGACAGGAAGTAGATAGATCAAAACGGAAAATAGAAACTGAAGTATCAGATTTGAAGGAACAACTTGCAGAAAGGAAGACACAG gtAGAAGAACTTCAACTGCAACTTGGTAAACGTGAAGAAGAATTAAATCAAGTAATGGCAAAAATGGATGAAGAAGGAGCAGCTAAAGCTCAAGCTCAAAAAGCACTTCGTGAATTAGAGTCTCAATTGGCCGAACTTCAAGAAGACTTAGAAGCTGAAAAGGCTGCTAGGGGAAAAGCAGAAAAACTAAAGCGAGACTTAAATGAGGAATTAGAAGCattgaaaaatgaattattagaTTCTTTAGATACAACTGCTGCACAGCAAGAATTAAGAAGCAAACGGGAACAAGAATTAGCAACATTAAAGAAGAATTTAGAAGAAGAAACATCAATACACGAAGCAACATTGGCGGATATGCGTCATAAGCACACGCAGGAATTGACTGCTTTGAACGAACAAATGGATGCATTGAAGAAAACTAAAGCTGTTTTAGAAAAAGCAAAGGGAACGTTGGAGGCTGAAAATGCTGATTTAGCTACAGAACTTAGGTCTGTTGGTGCGAGCAGGCAAGAATCagatagaagaagaaaacaggCTGAACAACAACTTGCTGAAGTAAATGCAAAACTTGCAGAAGTGGAAAGAAACAGGCAGGAACTGATAGAAAGAGTAACAAAATTACAACAAGAATCTGAAAGTATTATGCAACAATTAGAGGCAGCAGAGTTGAAAGCTTCTGCAGCCTTGAAAGCTTCAGCAACTTGCGAATCTCAATTTACAGAACTTCAGCAACAACTTGAAGAGGAAACAAGACAAAAATTAGCTTTAAGTTCAAAATTGAGAGCGTTAGAAAGTGAGAAGGAAAGTCTGCATGATCaattagaagaagaagaggaggcaAAGAGATGCTTAGATAAACAG gttATGGGCTTAACTGTACAATTGGCTGAAGCAAAGAAAAGAGTTGAGGAAGAAACTGAAGCTGCTACAGCATTGGAAGAAGCAAGAAAGCGGTGCATGAAAGACATTGAAGCACTTCAAAGACAAGTTGAAGAACTACAAGCTGCTAATGATAAATTAGACAAATCAAAGAAAAAGATTCAAGCAGAATTAGAAGATAGTATCATTGAGCTCGAAGCGCAAAGAGCAAAGGTGCTGGAATTggagaagaaacagaaaaatttcGATAAG TTTGGGGAACTTTCT gtGCTGGCTGAAGAAAAAGCGGTTTCTGAACAGTATGCAGAGCAACGTGATGCTGCCGAACGTGAGGCTCGTGAAAAAGAAACTCGTGTCTTATCCTTAACCCGAGAACTTGACGAAATGAATGAGAAAGTTGAAGAACTCGAACGAATTCGTCGAGGTCTCCAATCAGAATTGGATGAACTCGTAAACAATCAAGGAACAGCAGACAAAAATGTGCATGAACTAGAAAAAGCAAAACGTGCTCTTGAGTCACAATTGGCGGAGCAACGTTCTCAAGTAGAAGAGCTCGAGGATGAGTTGCAATTTACGGAAGATGCAAAGTTGCGTCTAGAAGTAAATATGCAAGCTCTAAGAGCCCAATTCGAGCGAGACTTGCAAGCTAAAGAAGAACAAGCTGAGGAGAAACGAAGAGGATTGGTGAAACAATTGCGCGATCTTGAAGCGGAATTAGAGGATGAAAGAAAACAAAGAGCTGCCGCTATTGCACAACGTAAAAAAATGGAAGCAGACTATAAAGATATTGAACAGCAATTGGAAATGCACAATAAGGTAAAAGAAGATGCACTGAAACAATTGAAGAAACTTCAAGCCCAAATAAAAGATTGCACTAGAGAAACTGAGGAAGCTAGAGCTGCCAGAGATGAACTTGCAGCAAGTGCTAAAGAAActgagagaaaggtaaagagtTTAGAAGCAGACTTGATGCAATTAACTGAAGATTATGCCAGCAGTGAACGCGCTAGAAGAGCTGCTGAGAACGAAAGAGACGAATTACAGGAAGAACTCAATAATAATGCTAATAAGGGTACATTAATGTTGGATGAAAAACGTAGATTGGAAGCTAGAATAGCAACATTGGAAGAAGAATTAGAAGAAGAACAATCAAATGGTGAATTGCTAATGGATAGAGCTAGAAAAGCGCAAATAACTATCGAACAACtaacaaatgatttaacgacTGAGAGATCAACTACACAGAAATTGGAATCGCACAAATTGTTATTAGAAAGGCAAAATAAGGAGTTGAAGACGAAACTCACAGAATTAGAAACTGCTCAAAGAGCAAAGACCAAAGCTACCATTCAACAATTAGAGTCAAAGATTAATAACCTTGATGAACAATTAGAAACTGAAGCAAAAGAAAGATTTGTACAACAGAAGATTAATAGAAAATTGGAGAAAAAGCTAAAGGAATTAAGTCTACAGTTAGAAGACGAAAGGAGAAATTCAGATCAATATAAAGAACAAGCAGAAAAAGTAAATGCTAGAATGAAAAC